TTACCCCGCAATTCATGCATGTGATTGCAAAAATTCATCTTAAACCTCTACTCCTTAATTTATGTATATGGTTGCAAAAATTATAACTTTAATCACTCCAGCTCAACTTGCAATTCTTTTACAATCCACGGAACAAGAATAACAAAGGTCCTCTTATGCAGAGACTTGAATCTAGGACCACAGTTTTCAAGGATAGTAGGAACTTTACATGCTGACCCGTAAGTTCCCTTGTTTTAATAGTAATGTGTTATTTAATCTTCATTATTTTTTACCTACCCTAGACTCCTAGAGAACCCATTTGAAAAATAGCCCTCACCAACAACTAATAGGCATAAAGAAAATGGTGCACATTTTTGGTTGATTCTATTTGCTGCATCATATGAGTAAAAGACTTCTTGATGCATACTACTCCTTAGTAGCTAGTACTGAATATAACCAACAGTAGAAATATACATCTAGGGAGACAAGTATCAAGTATGGGATGCTGAAGACAGTCcattttgaaattattattcAAATAAGAATGATGACTTCCTAGTTCCTACATACAAGTGCATAAGCTACAGAGAATTAACATAGCATATGAGatggcctttttttttttttttaaattcagtAAATTGGAGTTCTCTTATTAAATGATAGGTCATTAAAAATTAGTATTGAAGAAGTAATTAAAACAAGTACATGATGGGTGTTGAATAGGGACAAGGCATGTGTATCGTTGAGTGTTGTGGTTAGCTGAGTTCACTCTCAAGTCTCAACATTATGAAACTAAGTTCAAACCTAATATTTAACAAAAATtggaatatttttattttaaaagagAATATAACTTAGGAATTCACTATGACTGCAACAGCCTTAGCGTTTCGCCGTTTCCCTCAGCCATCTTTCTCTTTTGAGGACAGCTTTTCCTTCAAATTCTTTCTTACCAAAACAAAATTACGCATAAAGCTTTTTCATCGCATTAATTAGCAAGCCACTTTCAGAAATCTAAAACCGATTCAATTTCTAAGAATCTTCTATACAGTAGACCTCTTCTGTAAAAAGTTCCATCATAGAAGTGATTTCAGATATCAATAAGTGCTAACTGAACAGAATAAGTGTTTTAGTCCAAGTGTTGTTTCCTTTCTTCCATTTCTTCCTTCAACTTCCCTTAAATTGGGGTAGAAATTTAGTGGGTATCTTTTTCCATGGAAGTCACAGCCAATGGAAAGTCATTAAAAATAAGAATTCTTTAGTGTGAAGATAGCAAGAATAATACGGAGCAGCAAAGGAGGAACAAACAAAGGTGGCTAAAGAAATAATACTGTGTGGTTGACAATTATAGGTTGATTCTTGACTTGACCTTTCCTTGGCCCACTTATGTCCATGGAAAAGGAAGGATTGTGGTTGACTAAAGAGGTAATTTCCATcccaattagttaactaaagCAGGACATAATGCTGCCAACTCGTTTGGGTACTTTCTTAACCAAGCACTGAAGCATCAGGTCAGTCTTAGCCTGATATTGTCATAAAATTCAGAGTACAAACTGgagaaaaaacaaaatgaacctCACAATTAGGGTTGTCAGTTCCATAATAACAAAATTGGCAGTGTGGATTTGGAAAATATTTCTCAAGCTAAGTAGTTAGCATGCAAAAGGATTAAGTACCGTATTATGAAAAGAAACACAGAATGATAGACAAAATAGTAACGGAACAGTTTAAAGCAAGGAAAAAAAAGTTAGCGTTTCCATTAAATATGTAACTAACCTGATATTCACACTTCACCGTGAATGTAGTCTCCTTAACATGCGTTGAACTTCTATAAGCAAGCATCTCTCTTGAATATAATTCTGAAATTAACAGATGCATTATTATGTAAAATCTGATAAATAAACCTCCACTGAATGCTCTTCTACAAGAGATCATATGATCATGAAACAACCAACAATATGTTTAATTGCTTATAATATTAGACATTAAATAATCACATAATTCATCATGACACAAAATGCCAAAATgaactccccccccccccccccccccccccaaaaaaagttTCAGAATTAAGGTGCATAATAGGTCATAACTAGTGCACAAGGTTCCCGCTATTTAGCGCGGGGTCTTCATGCAATTTTAAATGGGGCGAATCAACCACTGGAGTGGGATCCAGATTCAATGACTATGAAGACAAAGATTTTAAATTACAATTGAACAAAACAGTTGCAGCAAACCAAGCACTGGTACAAAAAGTTGTAGAGAATCAAGCATCTGTAGAGCAGCAATGCTTAATAAAACATGCAGATGGATGTAACTCAAAAACACTTTAGAAAATATATCATACAACTATACTATACAGTATACAAGCATCCAAAACATGTATACCTAATTGAGAATTTCAAAGACCTCACAATCTTGGAAAATCGTCAACATCCAGCTAGCACACCATAGGATACAGAACAAAAAAGGATTGAAGAATATTAAATGACTAACCTTTTATGTGAATCTTTTGCCATGGCATTCAAGGCACAAACAGAGATAAAATGCAATGAGCGATTATTTCTGGAGTTCTCTGACTCAAATTTGGGGAAGGGGGGTGATGAGTGTACAATAGCTATATCTGTGAAAATTAGATAAGAGGATAGATACCAGAGAGCGCAAAAAACTACTAGTACATAAGTAAAATCTGCAAGCTCATGGAAAATCATGTGCAACTCAAAAAAGTGAAGGATATAGATATTGGAATCCACTAATCTATCATACCGGGAAAAATATGATAGTACCAATTACCAAAAACAGGGAAGCTAGCTGTAATGAACTACAATATATGTCCCAGACTCCTTTCTCTATGCACTTATAATAGACACTCTGATTTTCTTTTACAATGTAAACGTCCAGTTTAATATAAAAAGTACCTGTCAGATGATTGACAACTATATTAGGGGAGGGAGAAGTTACCAATTAGAGCAATAGATCTCACCCAAGATATATCATGATATGAGATAATCTTATCAATCAAATAAACACACACATACACATGCTACTAAGTTTCATCATTAGACGCCATCCATAGACCACAGTCCATAGCTAACATAGAAAAAAAAAGGGCATGGATGAAAATGAAAGAAAATTTGGCTTCGTGAGGATGAATATAATAGAAATCATTGCAAAAGCATTAGACCAAAAAATACTCACATGATCACACAGTTGTTCAATACCTTTAAAAGTAATACTAATTTGACACTCAATTCTATGGAATATCTCCCTCAATACCGGCAAATATGTTGCTAGACAATAAAAAAGAACCAAGATTTGAATCTGTTGTTTGCAGGCTAGAGTTCATTTATCTAAAAAGGAAGTACTGTTTGTCTGTTCAGTTGTAGCACAACATATAGTTGGGAACAGGCATAACACAGATGAAAATAGAGACTACAAATAGGAAAGTGTCAAAGAAAATCCATATAAATTTCAACAGCTTAGTTACCCACAGTGCTCCTGTAAAACATtagaaacataaacaaaacagACATAAAGATAATCAAAAGTTCATGCAGAGATAATAATCATGTATGATGAAAAGCTATCTTCCATAGTTCCATTGAACGAACCAGACACAATTAACAGACAAGATGTCCGCATACATATCAATACTTCGCCTGCAAAGAGGAAgcaatagaaagagaaaattagATATCAGAGGAATTAGCCAAATTATCCCAGTTCTTCTTTGAGGATTATGTGGAGTGAAATCTTATTTCAACAATCACACTGCATGAGAAGGGGCAATATACTTACTCATGGGCACACCTATCAACTTCCCAATGTCAAAGTATATAAATCTTGGTAAAAGTTAACCTTTAATAGCTATAAAGAGTCTCCATCAACCATAACAAACCCAAGCACAAACAACAAAAACAGAGCTTCCAACAGATGCGCACTCAAACAAACATTAGTAAACAAGAACATAGACAACCTGAATAGAATTTGATAGCAATATCCCAATATAATAATTGGAAAACTACATAACATATGAAAAACCAGGGACACTTTTTAGATTGTGCATTAGCTACAAGAAAAAGTGACGAAGAAGGAAGTTCATCTTCCATAACAAAAATCTGTCTACCATACCAAGTTAGAATAACATGTCAGTTTCAAAAGCAACCATGTATGACATTCTAGGAATGCCCAACTTATTAGATCCCTTACCATTAATCTTCTGCAACACCTCTTTCACTTCTCTTTTCCATCCTCTCAGATATCTGGACAGACTGACAAACATAACTACAACAGTAGTTTGGTCCACAGTCCAAACGCCACAAGGAACACAGCACGACGAGCTCCTGGAAATCCCTTGGTTGTGCTCACGTAAACCAGCCCTTCTTTCAGCTCCTTGGCCCATTTTCCTTTACTTCCCTTTTTTTCTAAAGGAATATATTGCTTAAATATAGCAAAATTCATTATCTTCCGTCTCGAGAGTCCTGGATTAGAACTCTCAAAGAGACCAAACACCTCAGCATAAGTTATAAGTTATACTCCGTAAGTTATAACAGCATCTCAGTAAAAAAAAAGCAACCAAGGATAACATTCTTGGAAAACCCAACTCACTAGTTTCATTTCCAATTTATCTTCTGCAACACCCATTTCACTTTCTTTCCATCCACTCACATATCTGGAGAGAAAGACAAACAAAACCACAACAGTAATTTTTTCCACAGCAGCACAGTACACAGAAGCCAAGTAGTGGGGCATATAAATCGTGGTTTCTTTAGATAGTAGATACTCATCTGCATCTAAGCATCACAACCATTTTCTGGTCAAAGAAACACTGCATTTAATAATTCTCCATTTCATTACAGCAGCAATATTAGAGCCAATATCCCAATATGAGGGGCCAGCTACATAATCAAGATTTTATCTCTGACGGTCATTGACAAAGATACTCTCCCTCCACTCCCTCCTATCAAGTGCTATATGATCATATAAACCCAACTTTGTTAAGTTGATTAAACATAGTAGCTCTTATAGCAACAATGCCCACACCGGATCTCACCCAAAATGCGTGAATCATAATAACAACCATAGCCAACAATAGGATCAAACAAGTGTACTACATACTACACCAACAAGAACAAATAACATGCCCAAGAAAAGCCAATATACAACACATAAATCATAGCCAAAAGTAGTTTGGTTCTATTCATTAAAACTCATAATACAATTCATCATTTTCCAATTCCCACCTCTACAAATTCTCCACTACTAACATTAAAATCAAATAAACATTAAAGACAGTTAAAAACTTACAACAAATAGACAATAAAAAGAAAACCTCTCAGCCTTGCTGCTGCTCATCCTCAAGCTTCTTAATATAAGCCTTCAAAAGAAACACCAAATCCCTAGCAGGAGCCTGCAAAGTACCCACAAGAGCACTTCCAGGACTCTTCAAAGAACCGAGCAATTTCGCGAAAATCTCAGCCTTTGAAGGCATTGTCTCCAATCTCTTGACCTCACCAGGCCCATAAAACTTACCCTCAAAACAAGCACCAGTGAAGTCATTATCCTCAAGCTTCCTCTCCTTCTGGAAAGTTCTATAAGGCTTAATTGCAATTGGGATTTCTTCAGAATGAACAAAAAGCCAAGCATTCATGCCTTTCATACAAGGTTTAATGGCTGCCCATTGTGTGTCCTGTACTGCTTTCTCAACAAGGGTATTTTTAGCAACAATTAAGGTTGTATTTTCCGGGAGTGCTTTCCTGAGATCTTGGAATTGCTTGACAGTGAAACCCTTGTAGTTGATTGCGGCTAAAAGGTAGCAGTTTTCGAGGTGCTTCTGTACTGTTTCCACTGTTTCTTCCTTCTTTGTGCGGCTGATTGCAGCGGTgatagtggtggtggtggggtgTTTGTGGGTGGTGCGGGGGAATGTGAGGTTGTTGGGTTTGAAGGGGTTTGGGTAgacggaggagagagagtgggtGGTGGTTTTGATGGTGGTCGGAAGAGGTTTGGAGAGGAAAAGGGTGGACTCCATTGTTGTTGAAGAGGATGAGATAGAGAATGGCTtatctatttctcctttttcttttccctATGGAATTAATTTGCAACGCTATTGTTTTCTAATGTTGTTCAACACGGCGGATTAGACAGATTTTCACTTTGGACTAGTGAGGTCTCGGACTCTCGAGCGTCCAAGCGTATGCGCTGTATGGATTGAGAGTCTGTATACGATATGAAATAACTTTGATAATAttggttttaattttaattagtaaTTTGACCCGTACAATGCACGAGAGCAATTTATAAAGTGTTAAAATAACTTACATTGTTCGACATACAACAATTTTAGGTATtatgaaattttaaattatttacgtaaatttatatattttgtttattgtaagatataaatatataaataaataagatttaAGGTTATTACTAAATTACCCGTCAAATAAAAAGGTTATTACTAAATTAATCTAAATACTATTTAGAGAAAACAATCAACAACCGTGATAATATGCTGTACAATATAATATCTATGATAAAAC
This sequence is a window from Spinacia oleracea cultivar Varoflay chromosome 1, BTI_SOV_V1, whole genome shotgun sequence. Protein-coding genes within it:
- the LOC110804187 gene encoding 50S ribosomal protein L10, chloroplastic-like, whose protein sequence is MESTLFLSKPLPTTIKTTTHSLSSVYPNPFKPNNLTFPRTTHKHPTTTTITAAISRTKKEETVETVQKHLENCYLLAAINYKGFTVKQFQDLRKALPENTTLIVAKNTLVEKAVQDTQWAAIKPCMKGMNAWLFVHSEEIPIAIKPYRTFQKERKLEDNDFTGACFEGKFYGPGEVKRLETMPSKAEIFAKLLGSLKSPGSALVGTLQAPARDLVFLLKAYIKKLEDEQQQG